A window of Sulfurimonas gotlandica GD1 contains these coding sequences:
- a CDS encoding TrmH family RNA methyltransferase — MNYIKIDDINIPELEIYKKLRDNAFTEDNSFIADSPKVVNMLLDSEIEVKSILATKEYYNEFSELINSKKIEKLFLVDKDEMQNIVGHKIHHNCMMHGTRPDETSLEALGDNILMLDAITSTENVGSIARSAAALGVDSYLLPRQSPHPYGRRALRVSMGYVSKLKVHIYEDISQTIQELKKDGYRIYAAEVTPDATLLSQVKSPQKWVLLMGHEGKGISQEVLDICDEVLSIEMAPGVKSFNVSVAASIMMYQLKHTI, encoded by the coding sequence ATGAATTATATAAAGATAGATGACATAAACATACCGGAATTAGAGATTTATAAAAAGCTCAGAGATAATGCTTTTACAGAGGATAATAGTTTTATAGCTGATAGTCCAAAAGTTGTAAATATGCTTTTAGATAGTGAAATAGAAGTGAAAAGCATCTTGGCTACAAAAGAGTATTATAATGAATTTTCAGAGCTGATAAACTCAAAAAAAATAGAGAAACTTTTTCTTGTAGACAAAGATGAGATGCAGAATATTGTCGGTCATAAGATTCATCATAATTGCATGATGCATGGAACTCGTCCGGATGAAACATCGCTAGAAGCGCTAGGTGATAATATCTTGATGCTAGATGCCATAACATCAACAGAAAATGTAGGCTCTATTGCAAGAAGTGCTGCTGCTCTGGGAGTAGATTCTTATCTCCTCCCTCGCCAATCACCGCATCCTTATGGAAGACGGGCTTTGAGAGTATCTATGGGATATGTTAGCAAGCTGAAAGTACATATCTATGAAGATATATCTCAGACAATACAAGAGCTTAAAAAAGATGGATACAGGATATACGCAGCTGAGGTTACTCCAGATGCTACACTCTTATCACAGGTAAAATCTCCTCAAAAATGGGTTCTGCTTATGGGGCATGAAGGAAAAGGAATATCGCAAGAAGTTCTTGATATTTGTGATGAAGTTTTGAGTATAGAAATGGCTCCAGGGGTTAAGAGT